From a region of the Ovis aries strain OAR_USU_Benz2616 breed Rambouillet chromosome 2, ARS-UI_Ramb_v3.0, whole genome shotgun sequence genome:
- the LOC101104041 gene encoding intraflagellar transport protein 70A — protein MAGLGGEPIPDGEFTAVVYRLIRDARYAEAVQLLGGELQRSPRSRAGLSLLGYCYYRLQEFALAAECYEQLRQLHPELEQYRLYQAQALYKACLYPEATRVSFLLLDNPTYHNRVLRLQAAIKYSEGDLPGARSLVEQLLSEGGEDSGGENELDGQVNLGCLLYKEGHYEAACSKFSAALQASGYRPDLSYNLALAYFSSRQYASALKHIVEIIEHGIRQHPELGVGMTTEGIDVRSVGNTLVLHQTALVEAFNLKAAIEYQLRNYEAAQETLTDMPPRAEEELDPVTLHNQALMNMDARPTEGFEKLQFLLQQIPFPPETFGNLLLLYCKYEYFDLAADVLAENAHLTYKFLTPYLYDFLDAMITCQTAPEEAFVKLDGLAGMLTEQLRRLTKQVQEARHNKDDEAIKKAENEYDETLEKYIPVLMAQAKIYWNLENYPMVEKIFRKSVEFCNDHDVWKLNVAHVLFMQENKYKEAIGFYEPIVKKHYDNILKVSAIVLANLCVSYIMTSQNEEAEELMRKIEKEEEQLSYDDPDKKIYHFCIVNLVIGTLYCAKGNYDFGISRVIKSLEPYNKKLGTDTWYYAKRCFLSLLENMSKHMIVLRDSVIQECVQFLEHCELYGRNIPAVIEQPLEEERMHTGKNTVTYESRELKALIYEIIDWNM, from the coding sequence ATGGCGGGGCTGGGCGGTGAGCCCATCCCCGACGGGGAGTTCACCGCGGTTGTGTACCGGCTCATCCGGGATGCCCGGTACGCCGAGGCCGTGCAGCTGCTGGGCGGAGAGCTCCAGCGGAGCCCGAGAAGCCGCGCCGGGCTGTCGCTGCTGGGCTACTGCTACTACCGCCTACAGGAGTTCGCGCTGGCTGCCGAGTGCTATGAGCAGCTGCGCCAACTGCACCCGGAGCTGGAGCAGTACCGCCTGTACCAGGCCCAGGCCCTGTACAAGGCCTGCCTCTACCCAGAGGCCACCCGtgtgtcctttctcctcctggacaACCCCACCTACCACAACCGGGTCCTCCGTCTCCAAGCCGCGATCAAGTACAGCGAGGGCGACCTGCCCGGggccaggagcctggtggagcaGCTACtgagtgaaggaggagaagacAGCGGGGGCGAGAACGAGCTGGATGGCCAGGTCAATCTGGGTTGTTTGCTCTACAAGGAGGGACATTATGAAGCCGCGTGTTCCAAGTTCTCTGCGGCCCTGCAGGCTTCGGGCTACCGGCCTGATCTTTCCTACAACTTGGCTTTGGCCTATTTCAGCAGCCGACAGTATGCATCCGCCCTAAAGCATATCGTGGAGATTATTGAACATGGTATCCGCCAGCACCCAGAGCTGGGTGTGGGCATGACCACTGAAGGCATTGATGTTCGAAGTGTTGGCAACACCTTAGTCCTTCACCAGACTGCTCTGGTGGAAGCCTTCAACCTCAAGGCTGCCATAGAATACCAACTGAGAAACTATGAGGCGGCCCAGGAAACCCTCACTGACATGCCaccaagggcagaggaggagtTAGACCCTGTGACCCTGCACAATCAGGCACTAATGAACATGGATGCCAGGCCCACAGAAGGGTTTGAAAAACTACAGTTTTTGCTCCAGCAGATCCCCTTTCCTCCAGAGACCTTTGGCAACCTGTTGTTGCTCTACTGTAAATATGAGTATTTTGACCTGGCAGCAGATGTCCTGGCAGAGAATGCCCATTTGACTTACAAGTTCCTCACACCTTATCTCTATGACTTCTTGGATGCCATGATCACTTGCCAGACAGCTCCTGAGGAGGCTTTCGTTAAGCTTGATGGCCTAGCAGGGATGCTGACTGAACAGCTCAGGAGACTCACCAAACAAGTGCAGGAAGCAAGACACAATAAAGATGATGAAGCTATCAAAAAGGCAGAGAATGAATATGATGAAACCCTTGAGAAGTACATTCCTGTGTTGATGGCCCAGGCCAAAATCTACTGGAACCTTGAAAATTACCCAATGGTAGAAAAGATCTTCCGCAAATCTGTGGAATTCTGTAATGACCACGATGTGTGGAAGCTGAATGTGGCTCATGTTCTGTTCATGCAggaaaacaaatacaaagaagCCATAGGTTTTTATGAGCCCATAGTCAAGAAGCATTATGACAACATCCTGAAAGTCAGTGCTATTGTGCTGGCCAACCTGTGTGTTTCATATATTATGACAAGTcaaaatgaagaagctgaagagttGATGAGGAAGATTGAAAAAGAGGAAGAGCAGCTCTCCTATGATGACCCAGATAAGAAAATCTACCATTTCTGCATTGTGAATTTGGTGATAGGGACACTTTATTGTGCCAAAGGAAATTATGACTTTGGTATTTCCCGGGTTATCAAAAGCTTGGAACCTTATAATAAAAAACTAGGAACTGATACGTGGTATTATGCCAAAAGATGCTTCCTGTCATTATTAGAAAACATGTCAAAACACATGATTGTACTTCGTGACAGTGTCATTCAAGAATGTGTTCAGTTTCTAGAACACTGTGAACTTTATGGGAGGAACATACCTGCTGTTATTGAGCAacccctggaagaagaaagaatgcaTACTGGAAAGAATACAGTCACATATGAATCCAGAGAGCTAAAAGCTTTGATTTATGAGATTATAGACTGGAATATGTAG